In one window of Leifsonia sp. NPDC080035 DNA:
- a CDS encoding glycoside hydrolase family 78 protein: protein MTVAVDQPRFERRDNALGLGVARPRLSWRTTASDPDWAQAGYDVEVSRGGVTRVLSVESHDSVLVPWPDEPLTSREDVEVRVRVRGFDGTTSAWSAPARAEAGPLDPSEWTASAVSPGALPADTDGRPALLRRDFTAGAVARAILRVTAHGLFEVELNGVRVGDDALAPGWTPYQHRLRVHTYDVTHLVQLGENAIGAWLADGWFRGRIGFDGGYRELYGDRTALFAQLELTAPGGALTTVATDGDWTTHPSAILASGLYDGERFDAAERIPGWSRAGFDDADWPPVEVVPFDTSLLVAPDGPPVRCTGELRPVTVTPLAGGRQLIDFGQNFAGRIRLRAAAVPDGAELTLRHAEVLQGGELYTRPLRQAAATDVYLSDGGPLDWEPRFTIHGFRYAELSGWTGDLHDLEIIGRVYHSDMARTGTFSSSDPLVDRLHENVVWSMRSNFVDIPTDCPQRDERLGWTGDIQVFAPTAAGLYDVSGFLASWLKDVAAEQLPDGTVPWYVPVIPGGPYWTPIHPGAVWGDVAVLTPWALYRHYGDRAVLADQYPSARAWVDLVDRLAGPDHLWDEGMQLGDWLDPTAPPEDPADAKTDKYLVATAYFAESARTLGLIAAELGHAEDAERYTALSAATRAAFRERWVLTGGRLSNDAQTAYALAIAFDLFDERELAAAGERLRDLVEANGHRIGTGFAGTPLICDALTKAGQTATAYAMLLERECPSWLYTVLSGGTTIWERWDSMLPDGTVNPGEMTSFNHYALGSVAAWLHGTVAGLTPLEPGFRRFRVAPQPGGGLTAAERTLETPYGSVAVSWRRADGRFELTVTVPTGSRAELVLPSGRIVEAGPGTHRVGEPTTVPVVAR, encoded by the coding sequence ATGACCGTCGCCGTCGATCAGCCGCGCTTCGAGCGCCGCGACAACGCGCTCGGCCTCGGCGTCGCCCGGCCGCGCCTGAGCTGGAGGACGACAGCCTCCGATCCCGACTGGGCGCAGGCCGGCTACGACGTCGAGGTGAGCCGCGGCGGCGTGACACGCGTGCTCTCGGTGGAGTCCCACGATTCGGTGCTGGTCCCGTGGCCGGACGAGCCGCTGACGTCACGGGAGGACGTGGAGGTGCGCGTCCGCGTCCGGGGCTTCGACGGCACGACGTCCGCGTGGTCGGCGCCGGCCCGCGCCGAGGCCGGGCCCCTGGACCCGTCCGAGTGGACCGCGTCCGCCGTCTCCCCCGGCGCGCTGCCCGCCGACACGGACGGACGTCCGGCGCTGCTTCGCCGCGACTTCACCGCCGGAGCGGTCGCCCGCGCCATCCTCCGCGTCACCGCGCACGGCCTGTTCGAGGTGGAGCTGAACGGCGTCCGGGTCGGCGACGACGCTCTCGCGCCCGGGTGGACGCCGTACCAGCACCGCCTGCGCGTCCACACCTACGACGTGACGCACCTGGTGCAGCTGGGCGAGAACGCGATCGGCGCCTGGCTCGCCGACGGCTGGTTCCGCGGCCGCATCGGCTTCGACGGCGGTTACCGGGAGCTCTATGGCGACCGCACGGCGCTGTTCGCCCAGCTCGAGCTCACCGCCCCCGGTGGCGCCCTGACCACCGTCGCCACCGACGGCGACTGGACGACGCACCCCTCCGCCATCCTCGCCTCCGGGCTCTACGACGGCGAGCGCTTCGACGCCGCCGAGCGCATCCCCGGCTGGTCGCGCGCCGGGTTCGACGACGCCGACTGGCCGCCGGTGGAGGTCGTCCCGTTCGACACGTCGCTCCTCGTCGCTCCGGACGGCCCGCCGGTCCGCTGCACCGGCGAGCTGCGGCCCGTCACGGTGACCCCGCTCGCCGGCGGACGGCAGCTGATCGACTTCGGGCAGAACTTCGCCGGGCGCATCCGGCTGCGCGCCGCGGCCGTGCCGGATGGCGCCGAGCTCACGCTCCGGCACGCCGAGGTGCTTCAGGGTGGCGAGCTGTACACGCGACCGCTCCGGCAGGCGGCGGCGACCGACGTGTACCTCTCCGACGGCGGCCCGCTCGACTGGGAGCCGCGCTTCACCATCCACGGCTTCCGGTACGCCGAGCTCTCCGGCTGGACCGGGGACCTGCACGACCTGGAGATCATCGGGCGGGTCTACCACTCGGACATGGCGCGCACCGGCACGTTCTCCTCCTCCGATCCGCTCGTGGACCGGCTGCACGAGAACGTCGTGTGGAGCATGCGCAGCAACTTCGTCGACATCCCCACCGACTGCCCGCAGCGGGATGAGCGGCTCGGCTGGACCGGCGACATCCAGGTCTTCGCGCCCACCGCGGCCGGGCTGTACGACGTGTCCGGCTTCCTCGCGTCCTGGCTGAAGGATGTGGCGGCCGAGCAGCTGCCGGACGGCACCGTGCCCTGGTACGTCCCGGTCATCCCCGGCGGCCCGTACTGGACGCCCATCCACCCGGGCGCGGTCTGGGGCGACGTCGCGGTCCTCACCCCCTGGGCGCTCTACCGGCACTACGGCGACCGTGCCGTGCTCGCCGACCAGTACCCGAGCGCCCGCGCCTGGGTCGACCTGGTCGACCGGCTGGCCGGCCCCGACCACCTCTGGGACGAGGGGATGCAGCTCGGCGACTGGCTCGACCCCACGGCTCCCCCGGAGGATCCCGCGGACGCGAAGACAGACAAGTACCTCGTCGCCACCGCGTACTTCGCCGAGTCGGCGCGCACCCTCGGCCTGATCGCCGCGGAGCTGGGCCACGCGGAGGACGCCGAGCGGTACACCGCTCTGTCCGCCGCCACCCGCGCCGCCTTCCGCGAGCGCTGGGTGCTCACCGGCGGCCGGCTCTCGAACGACGCGCAGACCGCATACGCCCTCGCGATCGCGTTCGACCTGTTCGACGAGCGGGAGCTCGCCGCGGCCGGCGAGCGCCTGCGCGACCTCGTCGAGGCGAACGGCCACCGCATCGGCACCGGATTCGCCGGCACGCCGCTCATCTGCGACGCGCTCACCAAGGCCGGCCAGACCGCGACCGCGTACGCCATGCTGCTGGAGCGCGAGTGCCCGTCCTGGCTCTACACCGTGCTCTCCGGCGGCACGACCATCTGGGAGCGCTGGGACAGCATGCTCCCGGACGGCACCGTGAACCCGGGCGAGATGACCTCGTTCAATCACTACGCCCTCGGCTCGGTCGCCGCCTGGCTGCACGGGACGGTCGCGGGACTCACCCCGCTGGAGCCCGGCTTCCGCCGGTTCCGCGTCGCACCGCAGCCGGGTGGCGGCCTGACCGCGGCCGAGCGCACGCTGGAGACGCCGTACGGCAGCGTGGCGGTCTCCTGGCGCCGTGCCGACGGCCGCTTCGAACTGACGGTGACGGTGCCGACCGGCTCCCGGGCGGAACTCGTCCTCCCCTCCGGCCGCATCGTGGAGGCCGGTCCCGGCACCCACCGCGTCGGCGAGCCGACCACGGTGCCGGTCGTCGCCCGATGA
- a CDS encoding extracellular solute-binding protein, with protein sequence MITAHRRHRRLAVIGAVLAAGALALTACSSSGGSNGGGNFTTLGLTSNATPNNTLKALSTAGCQAAQKDAPIKTDADDQTQHDQKLQLLAGQNALPSIFVSPGTPDLAKQFIKGGKLVDISAELKKDGLEDQILPIASSTMQKLYGQDDAYALPNELNIEGIWYNKKIFSDNGIAVPGTWDELTAASSKLLAKGVQPFAGDGKDGWPITRLVGAYIFRDLGPDALQAVADGKAKLTDADYVKAADQVSKLGKAGAFGAGVASTDYNGATNQFLTGKAAMFYMGSWILSNFTDKTQNQIGEDNIGFMPFPAVDGGKGSVDQTPANVGQPLMMSKAKFNSGSAAWLKCIAQGYGDEVLSKSGVVSGFKLSKDHSDVSALTKGVQDTVNTSKSAVLWFEALFSAKATTVSQTNGGSLGNGSLSGSDFMQQVQTALGQ encoded by the coding sequence GTGATCACAGCACACCGACGGCACCGGCGGCTCGCCGTCATCGGCGCTGTCCTGGCGGCCGGAGCCCTGGCCCTCACCGCCTGCTCCAGCAGCGGCGGAAGCAACGGCGGCGGCAACTTCACCACCCTGGGCCTCACCAGCAACGCCACTCCGAACAACACCCTCAAGGCGCTCAGCACCGCGGGCTGCCAGGCCGCCCAGAAGGATGCGCCCATCAAGACGGACGCGGACGACCAGACCCAGCACGACCAGAAGCTCCAGCTCCTCGCCGGCCAGAACGCCCTGCCGAGCATCTTCGTCAGCCCCGGCACCCCGGACCTCGCCAAGCAGTTCATCAAGGGCGGCAAGCTCGTCGACATCTCGGCCGAGCTCAAGAAGGACGGCCTCGAGGACCAGATCCTGCCGATCGCCTCCTCCACCATGCAGAAGCTCTACGGCCAGGACGACGCCTACGCGCTGCCCAACGAGCTCAACATCGAGGGCATCTGGTACAACAAGAAGATCTTCAGCGACAACGGCATCGCGGTCCCCGGCACATGGGACGAGCTCACCGCCGCGTCGTCCAAGCTGCTCGCCAAGGGCGTCCAGCCGTTCGCAGGCGACGGCAAGGACGGCTGGCCGATCACGCGCCTCGTCGGCGCGTACATCTTCCGTGACCTCGGTCCGGACGCCCTGCAGGCGGTCGCCGACGGCAAGGCCAAGCTGACCGACGCCGACTACGTGAAGGCCGCCGACCAGGTCTCCAAGCTCGGCAAGGCGGGCGCATTCGGCGCCGGTGTCGCCTCCACCGACTACAACGGCGCGACCAACCAGTTCCTCACCGGCAAGGCCGCCATGTTCTACATGGGCTCGTGGATCCTGTCCAACTTCACCGACAAGACGCAGAACCAGATCGGCGAGGACAACATCGGCTTCATGCCGTTCCCTGCCGTCGACGGCGGCAAAGGCAGCGTCGACCAGACCCCGGCGAACGTCGGCCAGCCGCTCATGATGAGCAAGGCGAAGTTCAACTCGGGCAGCGCAGCCTGGCTCAAGTGCATCGCGCAGGGCTACGGCGACGAGGTCCTCTCGAAGTCGGGCGTCGTCTCCGGGTTCAAGCTGAGCAAGGACCACTCGGACGTCTCCGCCCTCACCAAGGGTGTGCAGGACACGGTCAACACCTCGAAGTCGGCCGTCCTCTGGTTCGAGGCCCTGTTCAGCGCCAAGGCGACCACGGTCAGCCAGACCAACGGCGGATCGCTCGGCAACGGATCGCTCTCCGGGTCCGACTTCATGCAGCAGGTTCAGACGGCGCTCGGTCAGTAG
- a CDS encoding sugar ABC transporter permease has translation MNSVLASRRTALLLVGPALVVYTAITLIPIVWSFGYTFFSGGLIQGFTFAGLKNFQQFFTDPNAWNALGFTLKYAIIVTIGQVAVGYLLALLYVFFLKRASGFVRTVVFFPVVLPTVAVSLLFQRMFQLTPQPGPANALIQAFGGAGTDFLGHADSAFWVLIIMDIWRSMGFYAVLLFAGLVDIPDEIIESARLDGAGGWSLVRRIVIPLSAPVLLSSIIFSINGTLKVFDSVVALTNGGPGNATTPLTLYMFQTAFTYGDYGYGSTIALMLTILCLIVTVFIFRGTRRDLTKA, from the coding sequence ATGAACTCCGTGCTCGCAAGCCGGCGCACCGCTCTGCTGCTGGTGGGCCCAGCGCTCGTCGTCTACACGGCGATCACGCTCATCCCGATCGTGTGGTCGTTCGGGTACACCTTCTTCTCCGGCGGCCTCATCCAGGGCTTCACCTTCGCCGGGCTGAAGAACTTCCAGCAGTTCTTCACCGATCCGAACGCGTGGAACGCGTTGGGCTTCACGCTCAAGTACGCGATCATCGTGACGATCGGGCAGGTTGCGGTCGGCTACCTGCTGGCACTGCTCTACGTGTTCTTCCTCAAGCGCGCGTCCGGGTTCGTGCGCACCGTCGTGTTCTTCCCCGTCGTGCTGCCGACCGTCGCGGTGTCCCTGCTGTTCCAACGGATGTTCCAGCTGACGCCGCAGCCGGGCCCGGCCAACGCGCTCATCCAGGCGTTCGGCGGAGCGGGGACGGACTTCCTCGGCCACGCCGACTCCGCCTTCTGGGTGCTCATCATCATGGACATCTGGCGGTCGATGGGCTTCTACGCCGTGCTGCTGTTCGCGGGGCTGGTGGACATCCCCGACGAGATCATCGAGTCCGCGCGGCTCGACGGCGCCGGCGGCTGGTCGCTGGTGCGGCGCATCGTCATCCCGCTCTCGGCCCCCGTGCTGCTCTCGAGCATCATCTTCAGCATCAACGGCACGCTGAAGGTGTTCGACTCGGTTGTCGCGCTGACCAACGGCGGGCCGGGCAACGCGACGACACCGCTGACCCTCTACATGTTCCAGACCGCGTTCACGTACGGCGATTACGGCTACGGCTCCACCATCGCCCTGATGCTGACCATCCTGTGCCTCATCGTGACCGTCTTCATCTTCCGCGGCACCCGCCGCGACCTCACGAAAGCCTGA
- a CDS encoding carbohydrate ABC transporter permease, translating into MTAFTEELDRDVTFKRPSEERRGGAGRFLRRLPLNILIVLLLIVEIYPLVWILLGSFKTQNEFLNDPFWTLPSSWDFTNYVSAFTTGNMGRYILNSVLTVFPALFLTIALGVAAAFALEILVWKGRGAVLLLFLAGIMVPGQMVLLPLFSIYFNIGLTGSLWPLIITYTAAGLPLTVFMIATYFRAVPRELFEAATLDGAGLIRQFWSIGVPIVRNAIFTVALVQFFFLWNDLLIALTFTNSEDLRTIQVGLLNFTGQYGAIQYGPLFAAICVSIFGTLLLYLFLNQRVMKGLAAGSVKG; encoded by the coding sequence ATGACCGCTTTCACCGAAGAGCTCGACCGCGACGTGACGTTCAAGCGCCCGTCGGAGGAGCGCCGCGGCGGGGCCGGACGGTTCCTGCGACGGCTGCCGCTGAACATCCTGATCGTGCTGCTGCTGATCGTGGAGATCTACCCGCTGGTGTGGATCCTGCTCGGCTCGTTCAAGACCCAGAACGAGTTCCTGAACGATCCGTTCTGGACGCTGCCGAGCAGCTGGGACTTCACCAACTACGTCAGCGCGTTCACCACCGGCAACATGGGCCGGTACATCCTGAACAGCGTCCTGACGGTGTTCCCCGCGCTGTTCCTGACGATCGCGCTCGGCGTCGCCGCCGCGTTCGCGCTGGAGATCCTGGTGTGGAAGGGCCGCGGCGCGGTGCTGCTGCTGTTCCTCGCGGGGATCATGGTGCCGGGCCAGATGGTGCTGCTGCCGCTGTTCTCCATCTACTTCAACATCGGCCTGACCGGCTCGCTCTGGCCGCTGATCATCACCTACACGGCCGCAGGGCTGCCGCTGACGGTCTTCATGATCGCGACGTACTTCCGTGCGGTGCCGCGCGAGCTGTTCGAGGCGGCGACGCTCGACGGCGCCGGGCTCATCCGCCAGTTCTGGTCCATCGGCGTTCCGATCGTGCGCAACGCGATCTTCACGGTCGCGCTCGTGCAGTTCTTCTTCCTGTGGAACGACCTGCTGATCGCGCTGACGTTCACCAACAGCGAGGATCTGCGCACCATCCAGGTCGGGCTGCTGAACTTCACCGGGCAGTACGGGGCGATCCAGTACGGTCCGCTGTTCGCGGCGATCTGCGTCAGTATCTTCGGAACGCTGCTGCTCTACCTGTTCCTGAACCAGCGCGTCATGAAGGGCCTCGCCGCCGGGTCCGTGAAGGGCTGA
- a CDS encoding MFS transporter has product MFRSLAGVNYRIWAGGAIVSNVGTWMQRTAQDWIVLTELTHNNAAAVGFVMALQFGPQLLLLPVTGWAADHLDRRKLLMATQGAMGILGLGLGILTVTHVVQLWHVYVFALLLGVVASFDAPARQTFVSELVAGPNLSNAVALNSASFNAARLIGPAVAGLLVAAVGAGWVFLINAATFGAVLLSLMMLRRDKLYRNERAKPHRGGLVDGFRYVRRRPDIIVILIMVFLIGTFGLNFPIFISTMSVTVFHQGAGEYGILSSVMAVGSVIGALLAARRERPRVALLFAGAAFFGAGCTLAAVMPTYWLFAIALIAIGVSSQTLMTTANGTVQMTTDPVLRGRVMAIYMAIFMGGTPIGAPIVGWVADTFGPRWAMGVGGASGFLAALVGVFYLVKYRGLRVRFSGIRPRVTLSPREEAREELEGTEATATRTS; this is encoded by the coding sequence ATGTTCCGCTCGCTCGCCGGCGTGAACTATCGCATCTGGGCCGGTGGCGCGATCGTCTCCAACGTCGGCACGTGGATGCAGCGCACGGCGCAGGACTGGATCGTCCTGACCGAGCTCACGCACAACAACGCCGCCGCGGTCGGCTTCGTGATGGCGCTGCAGTTCGGCCCGCAGCTGCTCCTCCTCCCGGTGACCGGGTGGGCGGCGGACCACCTCGACCGGCGCAAGCTGCTCATGGCGACGCAGGGTGCGATGGGCATCCTGGGCCTCGGGCTCGGCATCCTCACCGTCACGCACGTCGTGCAGCTCTGGCACGTCTATGTCTTCGCCCTGCTCCTCGGCGTCGTCGCCTCGTTCGACGCGCCCGCCCGGCAGACCTTCGTCTCGGAGCTCGTCGCCGGCCCGAACCTGTCGAACGCCGTCGCGCTCAACTCCGCGTCGTTCAACGCCGCGCGCCTCATCGGTCCCGCCGTCGCGGGTCTCCTGGTCGCAGCGGTCGGCGCGGGCTGGGTGTTCCTCATCAACGCGGCGACCTTCGGGGCGGTGCTGCTCTCGCTGATGATGCTGCGGCGCGACAAGCTGTACCGCAACGAGCGCGCCAAGCCGCACCGCGGCGGCCTGGTCGACGGCTTCCGCTACGTGCGCCGCCGTCCGGACATCATCGTCATCCTGATCATGGTGTTCCTGATCGGCACGTTCGGCCTGAACTTCCCGATCTTCATCTCCACCATGTCGGTGACGGTCTTCCACCAGGGCGCGGGCGAGTACGGCATCCTGTCGTCCGTCATGGCCGTCGGCTCGGTGATCGGGGCGCTGCTGGCCGCCCGCCGCGAGCGGCCGAGGGTCGCGCTCCTGTTCGCCGGTGCGGCGTTCTTCGGCGCGGGATGCACGCTCGCGGCCGTGATGCCGACCTACTGGCTGTTCGCCATCGCGCTGATCGCGATCGGCGTCTCCTCGCAGACGCTGATGACGACCGCGAACGGAACCGTGCAGATGACGACCGACCCGGTGCTCCGGGGTCGCGTGATGGCGATCTACATGGCGATCTTCATGGGCGGCACGCCCATCGGCGCCCCGATCGTCGGCTGGGTGGCCGACACGTTCGGCCCGCGCTGGGCGATGGGCGTCGGCGGCGCCAGCGGGTTCCTCGCGGCACTCGTCGGCGTCTTCTACCTCGTGAAGTACCGCGGCCTCCGCGTCCGCTTCAGCGGCATCCGCCCCCGGGTCACGCTGAGCCCCCGGGAGGAGGCCCGCGAGGAGCTCGAGGGCACCGAGGCCACGGCGACCCGCACGTCCTGA
- a CDS encoding MarR family transcriptional regulator: MGSRLSNHELSGTLRVAVARLSRRLRAEKADHELSDTQTSTLAFLVREGSGTIGRLSEHERVTPPSMNRTVNHLEQAGYVERTPDSADGRKVVVVPTDAGRTLVAETRRRRDAWLDQRLRALSPEQRATLAEAAVIMRELADS; this comes from the coding sequence ATGGGCAGCCGACTCTCGAACCACGAACTCAGCGGGACGCTGCGGGTGGCCGTCGCACGGCTCTCCCGCCGCCTGCGCGCGGAGAAGGCGGACCACGAGCTCAGCGACACCCAGACCTCCACGCTCGCCTTCCTCGTGCGTGAGGGCTCCGGCACCATCGGCCGGCTGAGCGAGCACGAGCGGGTCACGCCTCCCTCGATGAACCGCACGGTCAACCACCTGGAGCAGGCCGGCTACGTCGAGCGCACCCCCGACAGCGCGGACGGCCGCAAGGTCGTCGTCGTGCCCACCGACGCCGGTCGCACGCTCGTCGCCGAGACGCGCCGCCGCCGTGACGCGTGGCTCGACCAGCGTCTGCGCGCGCTCAGCCCGGAGCAGCGCGCCACCCTCGCCGAGGCCGCCGTCATCATGCGAGAGCTCGCCGACTCGTGA
- a CDS encoding alpha/beta hydrolase, which produces MQHDFTDDDGVRIFYDVYPAEAPRAAVQLSHGVGEHAGRYLALAEHLVGEGYVVYADDHRGHGRTGLEQWNGDASKLGRLGPGGLRAAVRSVRAFTRLIRDAEPRLPLVYVGHSWGSLMGQMILNDHSADYDAAVLSGTAYRVVGSMNSGDLNKRHAHLGTTGAEWLSRDPAVAQAFIDDPMTTLVPLQKLFGMADAARLLGRPARNLERDLPLLIQVGDDDPLGGEASARKLERAYRRRSGLTDVTTIVYPGARHEIFNETNREEVFADLTAWLDPRIPARG; this is translated from the coding sequence GTGCAGCATGACTTCACCGATGACGACGGCGTCCGGATCTTCTACGACGTGTATCCCGCCGAGGCGCCGCGGGCGGCCGTGCAGCTCTCGCACGGCGTGGGGGAGCACGCCGGCCGGTACCTCGCCCTCGCCGAGCATCTCGTCGGCGAGGGGTACGTCGTCTACGCCGACGATCACCGCGGGCACGGGCGCACCGGGCTCGAGCAGTGGAACGGGGACGCGTCGAAGCTCGGCAGGCTCGGGCCGGGCGGCCTGCGCGCGGCCGTGCGCTCCGTCCGGGCCTTCACGCGACTGATCCGCGACGCGGAGCCCCGGCTCCCGCTGGTCTACGTCGGCCACAGCTGGGGGTCGCTGATGGGGCAGATGATCCTCAACGACCACAGCGCCGACTACGACGCCGCCGTGCTCTCCGGCACGGCCTACCGGGTGGTGGGGTCGATGAACAGCGGGGACCTCAACAAGCGCCACGCGCACCTCGGCACGACCGGCGCCGAGTGGCTGAGCCGCGACCCTGCCGTCGCCCAGGCGTTCATCGACGACCCGATGACGACGCTGGTCCCGCTGCAGAAGCTGTTCGGGATGGCCGACGCCGCCCGCCTGCTCGGCCGCCCCGCGCGCAACCTGGAGCGCGACCTCCCGCTTCTCATCCAGGTGGGCGACGACGACCCGCTGGGCGGCGAGGCCTCCGCCCGGAAGCTGGAGCGCGCGTACCGGAGGCGCTCCGGACTCACCGACGTGACGACGATCGTCTACCCCGGCGCCCGCCACGAGATCTTCAACGAGACCAACCGCGAGGAGGTCTTCGCCGACCTCACGGCGTGGCTCGACCCGCGCATCCCGGCGCGCGGCTGA
- a CDS encoding biotin/lipoate A/B protein ligase family protein — MHGEYKVPGGKLVVVDLEVVDGLIAQFQLAGDFFLEPDTALEAIDAAVNGLPAESDSKTIAAAVKEALPEGAILLGFSPEAVAVAIRRALARATSWRDYDWEIVHAKAVSPLMHLALDEVLTTEVGDGRRGPTLRIWEWDEPAVVIGSFQSVKNEVDPENAEKYGIQVVRRITGGGAMFMEAGSVVTYSIYAPADLVQGMSFADSYAFLDEWAIVALKSLGIDASYVPLNDITSPKGKIGGAAQKRLGSGAVLHHVTMSYDMDGQKMTEVLRIGREKISDKGITSAAKRVDPLRSQTGLSRAEIIEQMKLTFRNLYGAVDGDITEAEYAEAERLVEEKFGTEEWLYRVP, encoded by the coding sequence ATGCATGGTGAGTACAAGGTCCCGGGAGGCAAGCTCGTCGTCGTGGACCTGGAGGTCGTGGACGGGCTGATCGCGCAGTTCCAGCTGGCCGGGGACTTCTTCCTCGAACCGGACACCGCCCTGGAGGCGATCGATGCGGCCGTGAACGGACTGCCCGCCGAGTCCGACTCGAAGACCATCGCGGCCGCGGTCAAGGAGGCGCTGCCCGAGGGTGCGATCCTGCTCGGGTTCTCGCCGGAGGCGGTCGCGGTGGCGATCCGCCGCGCCCTGGCCAGGGCGACGAGCTGGCGCGACTACGACTGGGAGATCGTGCACGCGAAGGCCGTCTCCCCGCTGATGCACCTGGCCCTGGACGAGGTGCTCACCACCGAGGTCGGCGACGGCCGCCGCGGCCCGACCCTGCGCATCTGGGAGTGGGACGAGCCCGCCGTCGTCATCGGCAGCTTCCAGTCCGTCAAGAACGAGGTGGACCCGGAGAACGCCGAGAAGTACGGCATCCAGGTCGTGCGCCGCATCACGGGCGGCGGCGCGATGTTCATGGAGGCGGGGTCGGTCGTCACCTACTCCATCTACGCGCCGGCGGACCTCGTGCAGGGCATGAGCTTCGCCGACAGCTATGCGTTCCTCGACGAGTGGGCGATCGTCGCGCTGAAGTCGCTCGGGATCGATGCGAGCTACGTGCCCCTGAACGACATCACGAGCCCGAAGGGCAAGATCGGCGGTGCCGCGCAGAAGCGGCTGGGATCCGGCGCCGTGCTGCACCACGTCACCATGAGCTACGACATGGACGGTCAGAAGATGACCGAGGTGCTGCGGATCGGACGCGAGAAGATCAGCGACAAGGGCATCACGTCCGCCGCGAAGCGGGTCGACCCGCTTCGGAGCCAGACCGGCCTCAGCCGCGCCGAGATCATCGAGCAGATGAAGCTGACGTTCCGCAACCTGTACGGGGCGGTGGACGGCGACATCACCGAGGCGGAGTACGCCGAGGCCGAGCGTCTGGTCGAGGAGAAGTTCGGCACCGAGGAGTGGCTGTACCGCGTGCCCTGA